One segment of Xiphias gladius isolate SHS-SW01 ecotype Sanya breed wild chromosome 1, ASM1685928v1, whole genome shotgun sequence DNA contains the following:
- the rec114 gene encoding meiotic recombination protein REC114 isoform X4 codes for MCSQCAPTRRQANPLTLSSPLAGQMAASQVWRLKRYGRFVPSSAATGGKPWKVFEANDSKPEIFLTIVESGYLLVLQGEESLDTIPLLCGSGSLKVHQKSDNLMFRFTVQGESRVIRLQFDGSSRADAVKECSSAVEKLTEYMPVTTQDDAPPLHNQPPAEVSAPVRQVEPFQFRNLAGKGFGS; via the exons ATGTGCTCGCAGTGCGCGCCAACACGCAGACAAGCTAACCCACTCACCCTGTCCTCACCCCTAGCCGGACAAATGGCCGCAAGCCAGGTGTGGAGGCTAAAACGCTATGGGCGTTTCGTCCCTAGCTCCGCAGCGACAGGGGGGAAGCCTTGGAAG GTATTTGAGGCAAATGACAGTAAACCTGAAATATTCCTTACAATTGTGGAATCTGGATATTTGCTGGTATTGCAAGGAGAGGAAAGTTTG gaTACAATCCCGCTGCTCTGTGGCTCAGGCTCCCTCAAAGTACACCAGAAATCTGATAACCTGATGTTTCGATTTACTGTGCAG GGAGAGAGCCGCGTGATAAGGTTGCAGTTTGACGGAAGTAGCAGGGCAGATGCTGTAAAGGAGTGTTCCAGTGCTGTGGAAAAATTGACGGAGTACATGCCCGTCACCACTCAGGATGATGCCCCACCACTCCACAATCAGCCTCCCGCTGAAGTCTCTGCACCAGTCAGACAGGTTGAACCCTTTCaattca